Part of the Clostridium sporogenes genome, TAAAATGAAAAACATGTTTTCTATTCTTTGAACAAGTAATATATTTTTAAACATTCTAGTTTTTATGGCAAAAAAAGACCAAATTAAATATATTACAGTCATTATTAAAGATAATAATATCGCAAAAGCAGTATTGTAATAACTGTTTTTATTAGCACAATTGTTTTCAGAAAGATAATTATATAGTATTATAGAAGAAAAAAGTAAAGATATTAACTTTACTATACAAGTTATATTATATATATTTTTTTCTTTAATTTGATTAATTTCGCTCATATACCTCACACTCGCAGTCACATTAATATATAGCGTATAGGTAAGTTTCCTTTCCCTATACACTATTTAAAATTTTTATTTTCTTAATGACTTTGGTTCTTTTGGCTGATATATACCCGCTACACAAGCTGAATCTGCTGTAGAATAAGCTACAGATTTAAGAAATTTTGCAGTAACCTTTATACATTTTTCTTTTAATTGTTTTTTCATTATAATTCCCCCTATAATTTTATATTATTACATATTAACATATTAACATATAATTAACTTTAATGAAATAATTTGTTATTCCATGGCTATATTAGCAAACACTCTTTTAGCTAAGGGTGTAAGAGTAAAACTCTGCCATAAAACACCTGCAATTATACATTTAGCGTAATAAATCAACATTTCATTCTTATATTGAAAATAAATTAACAAAAGTAGGGCTTCAATGAAAAATAAAATACTAATTATAAAAAAAGAATACCTTCTTAATTTTAATATTTCATCTTCATTTTCTATAGGCTTAGTTTTAGTATCTACTGGCACAAATTTATAAATTGCATAATATGAATAAATGAATATCAAAATACAAATTACTGGGAAAAATAAATTCAAACCTATATTAATATTTTTTACTATTAATGCAAATCCTACAAAAACTATAGCTCCTAAAATTGCACACTTATTAGGTGTATTAGCATGTATTCCACCAGAATACTTTCTGTATATAACTGAAGTTAATGCAATAATTACAGATTCTATCAATACATTACATATATATCCTAAAATTACTACACATAAAAATGCCCATATTGTTTGCAATACTGAAAAGGCTCCATATGCAATAATCTCTTCTGTATCTTTATCTAGATTTAAATTACTAGAAATTTTACTTCCTATTTTATTTGAAATCTGTTCAATTAAAAACATCCTTTACTCTCCTATCTTTTATTTTAAATATAAGTAAAACTATAATTACCAAAACAAGGATAGATGGCATTAAATAAATGCATTTTTTTAATGGACTTTTTAAAACATTTTCTATATTTTCACCAAATATCTTATACATAAAATATAAATTTAAAGCCTCACTTAGTGCTAAAAAACTCACTAATATTAAAGAATAGGTTATAGCTTTAATAGGAGCAACTTGATTTATGAAAGTGCATATTAATATAATTGCTATAATATTTAAAATAGTATGTACACCATAATGTATTGGGAGTAATCTAACTGAATATATAATTACAGAAAATAAAATACTAGATAAAACATATTTATTCTTGTTTATCTTACTATTGCTAAAAGCTTGTATAATAAAAATAAATAAAAACGCTTCTGGAGTTAATCTCATAAATAACTCTACTACACTACTTTTCAACACGATTAAATCATTCCTTTATTAGTGTATTTACACTATAATTATAACACTTTTAGAAATTAATGTAATGTTATTTTTCTATTTAACTAAAATTTTAACATTTTTGGATATATAGTATTATTTTTTTATCAACTTGTAAACTTATATAAGTTTTAATAGATAAAAATAAAATAAATTCTCTAAAATTGTATGATACAATTTTAGAAAATTTATTTCATGATACATAATAGTTATAATATTATCGAGTTATGTCTGAAAATTCCATATTTATACGTTCTATATTAGCCTCATAAATTATATTCTTTGATTCTATATTCTTATTACAAACTGTAGCAGGCAATTTTATTATAAATTCTGTTCCTTTTCCTAGTTCACTGGCTATAGTAACATCACCCTTATGCATTTCTACAAAGGACTTTACTAAATGTAATCCTATACCAGTTCCTTCTTTATTTTTCTTTAAAGTTTTATCCACTTGAAAAAATCTTTGAAATATAGATTCTAATTTATCTGAAGGTATCCCAACCCCTGTATCTTTTACATGTATATATACATAATCTCCAGAATCTTTTATATTTACAAATATATTACCTCCAGAGTTAGTAAATTTTATAGAATTTGAAAGTAAATTTAAAATAATTCTTTCTATTTTATCTGGATCTACCGCAATTATTTTCTCCTCCGCATTTGTATCAAATACAATATTTATACCCTTGCTTTCCGCATAGGATGTTACAGATAATGTTATTTCTTCTATCAAGCTTATTATATTATAATTAACTAAATTTAATTTTAAATACCCTGAATCTAATTTAGTTGTATCTAATAAGTTATTTATCAACTTCATAAGCCTATAACAATTTTGTTTTATTAGTTTTAAATATTTATCTTGCTTTTCATAATCAAGATCTTTGTTAATATCTTTTTCATAAAATCCTAATAATTGTACTGCTGTAAAAATCACGTTTAATGGGGTTTTTAGCTCATGAGATATATTAGATAAAAATTCTGTAATTAATTTGTTATACTCCCTACTTTCATTTAATAATTCTATATTCTTTTTAACATCTTGTTCAAGTTTTTCTACTTGTATTTTAGATGTTACATCATGTAATATACTAAAAATTGTTGGCATACCATTATATATAACATAAGTAGATGTATTTTGTATTGTCTTCTCTTTATTATTAATTACATTGTGCTGAAACTTAACTATATTTTCACTACCACAATATAAATTTTCCAATTTATTTTTTACAGTATTATATTGATCTTTAGGTATTAAACTTTTTATATCTATATCTTCAAAATTATACTCTTTTTTGTATCCTAACATCTGTTTTAATCTCTCATTAGCAAATATAATTTTACCATATCTATGTACCAATATAGCATCCTTTGAATTTCTTATAAGTAAATTATAACAATTTTCATTTTTTATAAGTAATTGTTCCATACATCTTTTTTGCATTTCCTTCTGGCCTAGTTTGCTAGCTAATATATTTACTTCTTCCTCTTTTTGTCGTAAATCTTCCTTTTGAATATTCACATAATACCCTAAAGGCCAAGCTGTCATTATAAATACCCCTACTAAAATTAAATCTGTTTCGAAATATATATTTATTGGAGCCTTTGGTGCTAATATTAAATCTATAGCTAATACTATACTGGAAGATACAATTGCTGTAATTATTCCATATTCCATTCCTAATTGTATGGTAGTAATAATTATAACTAATAAGAATAAAAACTTATAAGAACTTTTATAACTTCCTGACAATATTATTATGAATGTAAAACTTATCATTGATATGATATTTTCTATGACTTGAATTGTTTTTATTTTTTTCAGTTTAAAAGCTTTTATTGATATAAACATCCAAATAAGATATACACTAACTAAACATATTATAATAATAGCTAAATTTAATGCATCAAAATAAAATTTTTCAGTAATATTATTCTTTTCTGCATAATTTAAATAAATAGCACCTGCACAAAAAAGCAATATAATAAATTTTACTATAAGCATACTATTATATATTTTTTTATCATGACTCCAATTTTTAATTTTTATTTTATCTAAATTCATTAATTTAACTCCTATATATTTTTACATTGTTTCCTTCTATCCATAAATTTGCTTATAAGAAAAACATTAAATACAAATAGAATAAAATACGGAATAAAATATATTACTTTAGTGATAGGTGTAAGTCTTAGTAAAGGTACATTAATTTGAAATACCTTAGTTAAAACGAAAATGCTTATAAATTCACTTATGCATAAAATTATTGTCATAATCATATTGTAAGAAATGGCATCTTCCATGGATATTTCACCAATATTAACAGATAATATTATTGAAAAAATAATATTTATAGCTAAATGAATTCCAAAATGTATAGGTAACATTCTAACACAATAAATTTCTATAGCTGATAATAAAGACATTATTATTAACCTTTTTTTATCAAAAAATTTCTTTGATAAAAAATAAATCCCCGTTGTAAATGTAAAACTTTCTGGTATCGCTATTAAAAAAAACTCTAATATAGATAATTTAAGCATATTTTTTATTCCTTTTCATTTATAGAATCTATATGTAATTATATCATATTTTTCTATTATATAAAATTAATGACAAGAAAAAATATGTTTTTTATTTGTTCTATTGTTATTTTCGTCATATTTTTATAAAAATTTAGTTTTTACAACAAATTTTAACTCTATATTATACAAAAAATCATTTTTTGTCAAATTTTGTTCCATTTAAACTATAATTTCTATTTAATAATTATATTAATTATTAAGGATTTATATTCCATATTTATTATAAATAAAAAGCCATATACACTTATATTGCATATGACTTTTCATAACTATTATTTGATTATTTATTCATATATGTAAATTTAGCAATATATCTTACGTCTTCTGTATCTTTTTACCAATATTTTACAACTAGTATTATGCTACTAATTTTAAAAATTTCTTTATAGACATAGAATATTGCATTTCTTTTGCTAACTCTTTATCTTCTGTAAATCCAATTTTTTTAAATACCATTCTTGAACGTTGATTTTTAAAATTAATTTTTGCAACAACTTCATCAACTCTCCACTGAAAAAATGCATGTTTTAACCCTTCTAAGATTGCATTAGTTCCTAATCCTTTACCCCATTTATCTTTATCTCCTATTACTATAACCATTTCTGCAATATTATTCTTAGGAACAAGTCTTAAAAATCCTACAGGTTCCTTTTCATTAGTTGTTACCATAAAAAAACTACCATTTTGATTAAATAAATGAGTAAGAATAGGCATATTTATTCTATACATTATATCTTTAATACTTTTACTTACATTCTGTTTTTCGTTTAAATATTGTGTTATTTCAGTATCTTCTAACCAATTAGCAATTATTGAAGCATCTGATTTAAAAACTTCTTGTCTCAGCTCTACATTATTATCTCCCATTAACATTAATCCTCCCTAGCATAATAAAAAACCCTATTATAAGTGCAAATTTTGCATTTACAATAGGATTTATCTACATACAATTGGATTGTACCAGGATTATCTATTTATTTCAAATACTGTATTTGACGTTTAATATAGTTTCTATTGCATTAGTACAGATTGGTGAAGAATGGCCATGGTAAAATGAATATTACTCATTTTATCTTCATAATTGGCATATACCTTCATTATAATAAACTTAAATCATCAAAACTATCCTTATTTTCTATAATAACCTCTATAAACTTTTCTGCAATATACGAATCAAATTGGGTACCACTACACCTTTTTAGTTCTTCAATAGCCTCTTCATAAGTCTTTCTTCTATTATAAGGTCTATTAGAGGTCATAGCATCAAAACTATCTACTACCGTTAATGCTCTAGCAAGAAAAGGTATATTGTCTCCTTTAAGCTTATCTGGATAACCTTTTCCATCATATCTTTCATGATGATGTAATATTAAATCAGAAATATTTTGAAGGGAACTGACAGGTTTTATTATTTCAACTCCATTTACAGGATGCTGTTTTAGTATTTCCCATTCTTCTTTTGCTAAAGGCATCTTTTTATTTAATATCTCCTTTGAAATATTTATTTTACCTATATCATGCATATAGGCTCCATATATAAAAATTTTTTTATCCTCTTCAGATAATTTAAGCTTGTCCGCTAATAATCTACTATAAAGAACTACCCTTTCAACATGCCCATATGTATATCTATCCTTAGCATTGATAACACTTATTAATGTTTTTATTGATGTAACCAAATCTATGTGTTTTTCATCAATATCATTTTTAAGTTCATCTAAAATAGAAGTGTAAGCTTCAACCCTATTTTTATTAAAAAATTTAGCTCTATAAAGAGCATCATCAGCGCTCTTAATAAGTTCCATATCACTTTTAGCTTTATAAGGATATACAGATATCCCCATTGATACAGTTAAATTACCATTAGGTTGATTTTCTTCACCTTCAAAATAAGTATATTCTATTTTTCCCCTTATTTTTTCTGCTATGTTAATAGCTTCTTTCTCTGGAGTATTAGGTAGCAGCACTGCAAATTCTTCTCCTCCGTATCTTGCTACTATGTCTTCTTCTCTTGTATTATTTTTTAATATTTCACCTATAGTTTTAAGTACCTTATCTCCTTTTTGGTGACCATATAAATCGTTATAATGCTTAAAATAATCTATATCAATAAATATCATAGAAAGAGCTTCGTTTTTTTCTTCACACTCTATTATTTCTTTGCTTAAAGCATCATGAAAAAATCTATGATTATATACATTGGTAAGTCCATCCTTATTGACTAAACTTTCAAGTTTTTTAATATGTTCACTTTCCACCTTTACATAAAAACCTAAAGGCCAGGCTGTAAGTATGAACACTCCTGCTAATATCAAATCCTGTTCAAAATATTCATTAACTACTAGATTAGGCACACATACAATATCCATAATTAAAATAATTAATGAAGCTAAACACGCTATTATTATTCCATATTTCATTCCTGATTGTATAGTTGTTATTATAATCATAAATAAAAATAAAAATTTATATTGGCTAGCATAAGTACCTGTTCCTAAAACTACAACAAAAAATAATAAAATAAGTACTATATTTTCAATAAAGTATATACTCTTAATATATCTTCCTCTAAATTTATTAGTTGTTAAAAATGCCCATATACAATATATTAAAGAAAAAATTAATATAGTAGCGGAAATAATATGTATAGCAGACATGTTATTTTTATAATCCAACATCTTATTATTTCCACTAAAAAAACATTTAAAGATTGCTATAGCTGAAAATAATAAAGAAGATAATTTTACTACGGATACTATATTATTTATCTGATTACGTTTATCATTTCCTACATCATTCATGTCATTGTACCTCGTTAATATAAATTATTTTCTAATAAGAAAGATCGACTAAACTAATCTCTTCTTTATTCTTCTCTTAAACATTTTGGCTCTTTAGGTTGATATACGCACCAATAACACGCTGATGATGCTACTATAGATGCAAGAAGAGTTGTAAATGTTGCAACTAGCATTAATACCCTTTTACTTAATTTTTTCATGATTTTTGTCCCCCTTTGTAGTATCTATATATATAATTTAAAAAATCGTCTAATTTTTTCACTACTAAATGCCCATATTGTGTAAGAGTAAATGTTTGCCATACTATTCCACTATATACACATAAAGAATATATAATAAATTTTTTATTTCCCATTTTATAATATAAAATAAAATTAATTAATATAATAACTAAATAAATACTTAATGTTATAATAGAGCTTTTTTTGAGCCTTTTTATTTTTTTAGATTTCTTTATAGGTTTAGCCTTAGAGTCTACAGGGGCTAATTTATAAATAATATAGTAAGACCACACAAAAATAATTACCCCTAAAAATAATAGTATATTTAAATTAACTAATGAACTTGTTAAAAATACTACTATTATAGCAAACCCAACACAAATAATTGTTCCTATAATAGCACAATTATTTGGAGAATTAGCATGTACTCCACCGGAAAACTTCCTTAGTATGCTTATTGTAAAGGATATCATCAAAGCTTCAATTTGAACATTAAATAGATATCCAAGCATAATTATAAGAAATATAGAAAATATAGTTTGAAAAAAAGCAAAAGTCCCGTAAGCTATAACTTCTTTTTTATTATTATCCAAATTTAATTCTGAAGCTATTTTTGTAGCAACAGAATTGGATATTGTCTCTGCATTAATCATATTGCAACTTTTTCCTTTTTAATAATCTAATATAACGTAGTGCTATAATACAAGCAAAAATAATCAAAGATGGAATACCATATATAGTTTTCAAATTAGGATTACTAAATATATGGTTCATATCCTCTTTTAAAATGTATTGTATTATAAAAATATTAGTGCCCTCACAAATAAGCTGAAAAATTATTGTAATAATAGTACTTTTTACTGCCTTCATTACATCTATTCTATTTATAATATAACTTAATAAAATAATCACCATAATACTAAGTATTGTATGAATACCATAACTGATTGGCAAAGATCTAATTATAAATATCATTATTATCATTAAGAAACTGGATAATAAATAGTTTTTTTTATT contains:
- a CDS encoding ATP-binding protein; the protein is MNLDKIKIKNWSHDKKIYNSMLIVKFIILLFCAGAIYLNYAEKNNITEKFYFDALNLAIIIICLVSVYLIWMFISIKAFKLKKIKTIQVIENIISMISFTFIIILSGSYKSSYKFLFLLVIIITTIQLGMEYGIITAIVSSSIVLAIDLILAPKAPINIYFETDLILVGVFIMTAWPLGYYVNIQKEDLRQKEEEVNILASKLGQKEMQKRCMEQLLIKNENCYNLLIRNSKDAILVHRYGKIIFANERLKQMLGYKKEYNFEDIDIKSLIPKDQYNTVKNKLENLYCGSENIVKFQHNVINNKEKTIQNTSTYVIYNGMPTIFSILHDVTSKIQVEKLEQDVKKNIELLNESREYNKLITEFLSNISHELKTPLNVIFTAVQLLGFYEKDINKDLDYEKQDKYLKLIKQNCYRLMKLINNLLDTTKLDSGYLKLNLVNYNIISLIEEITLSVTSYAESKGINIVFDTNAEEKIIAVDPDKIERIILNLLSNSIKFTNSGGNIFVNIKDSGDYVYIHVKDTGVGIPSDKLESIFQRFFQVDKTLKKNKEGTGIGLHLVKSFVEMHKGDVTIASELGKGTEFIIKLPATVCNKNIESKNIIYEANIERINMEFSDITR
- a CDS encoding diguanylate cyclase — protein: MNDVGNDKRNQINNIVSVVKLSSLLFSAIAIFKCFFSGNNKMLDYKNNMSAIHIISATILIFSLIYCIWAFLTTNKFRGRYIKSIYFIENIVLILLFFVVVLGTGTYASQYKFLFLFMIIITTIQSGMKYGIIIACLASLIILIMDIVCVPNLVVNEYFEQDLILAGVFILTAWPLGFYVKVESEHIKKLESLVNKDGLTNVYNHRFFHDALSKEIIECEEKNEALSMIFIDIDYFKHYNDLYGHQKGDKVLKTIGEILKNNTREEDIVARYGGEEFAVLLPNTPEKEAINIAEKIRGKIEYTYFEGEENQPNGNLTVSMGISVYPYKAKSDMELIKSADDALYRAKFFNKNRVEAYTSILDELKNDIDEKHIDLVTSIKTLISVINAKDRYTYGHVERVVLYSRLLADKLKLSEEDKKIFIYGAYMHDIGKINISKEILNKKMPLAKEEWEILKQHPVNGVEIIKPVSSLQNISDLILHHHERYDGKGYPDKLKGDNIPFLARALTVVDSFDAMTSNRPYNRRKTYEEAIEELKRCSGTQFDSYIAEKFIEVIIENKDSFDDLSLL
- a CDS encoding GNAT family N-acetyltransferase, whose product is MGDNNVELRQEVFKSDASIIANWLEDTEITQYLNEKQNVSKSIKDIMYRINMPILTHLFNQNGSFFMVTTNEKEPVGFLRLVPKNNIAEMVIVIGDKDKWGKGLGTNAILEGLKHAFFQWRVDEVVAKINFKNQRSRMVFKKIGFTEDKELAKEMQYSMSIKKFLKLVA
- a CDS encoding accessory gene regulator ArgB-like protein, with translation MINAETISNSVATKIASELNLDNNKKEVIAYGTFAFFQTIFSIFLIIMLGYLFNVQIEALMISFTISILRKFSGGVHANSPNNCAIIGTIICVGFAIIVVFLTSSLVNLNILLFLGVIIFVWSYYIIYKLAPVDSKAKPIKKSKKIKRLKKSSIITLSIYLVIILINFILYYKMGNKKFIIYSLCVYSGIVWQTFTLTQYGHLVVKKLDDFLNYIYRYYKGGQKS
- a CDS encoding cyclic lactone autoinducer peptide, with the protein product MKKQLKEKCIKVTAKFLKSVAYSTADSACVAGIYQPKEPKSLRK
- a CDS encoding cyclic lactone autoinducer peptide, yielding MKKLSKRVLMLVATFTTLLASIVASSACYWCVYQPKEPKCLREE
- a CDS encoding accessory gene regulator ArgB-like protein, whose translation is MFLIEQISNKIGSKISSNLNLDKDTEEIIAYGAFSVLQTIWAFLCVVILGYICNVLIESVIIALTSVIYRKYSGGIHANTPNKCAILGAIVFVGFALIVKNINIGLNLFFPVICILIFIYSYYAIYKFVPVDTKTKPIENEDEILKLRRYSFFIISILFFIEALLLLIYFQYKNEMLIYYAKCIIAGVLWQSFTLTPLAKRVFANIAME